ATAGTACCATGGTTTCATAAAAACTTCCTTAATAGTTCAACTTCTTTGAAACGTGTTTTGTTTGTACCTGGCGTTTCTAATATAAAGCTGGCATTTTTAAGTTTTTTTGAGCGCAGAAAGGTTTTAATATTTTCAAAGCCAATCAGACCTTTTCCAAGTTTTTCGTGTCTATCAAGATTTGAACCAAATGGAGCTTTTGAATCGTTTAAATGCCAAAGT
The nucleotide sequence above comes from Desulfurella sp.. Encoded proteins:
- a CDS encoding TIM barrel protein, which translates into the protein LWHLNDSKAPFGSNLDRHEKLGKGLIGFENIKTFLRSKKLKNASFILETPGTNKTRFKEVELLRKFL